A window of the Hordeum vulgare subsp. vulgare chromosome 5H, MorexV3_pseudomolecules_assembly, whole genome shotgun sequence genome harbors these coding sequences:
- the LOC123395443 gene encoding LOW QUALITY PROTEIN: pollen-specific leucine-rich repeat extensin-like protein 1 (The sequence of the model RefSeq protein was modified relative to this genomic sequence to represent the inferred CDS: inserted 2 bases in 1 codon), with amino-acid sequence MEARMSLALLAFAVLVAAASAAVSALSDSEASYIAQRQLLSLEKGDGELPDDFAFDIRVDVTFANERLRGAYRALQAWRAAMYSDPKNFTGGWVGADVCSYFGVTCAQALNDPNVTVVAGVDLNGGDIAGYLPAALGNLTDIAFFHINSNRFCGIIPETFSRLMLLHELDVSNNRFVGGFPKVVLQIPVLKYLDIRFNNFEGELPPELFEKSFDAIIVNSNRFVGFIPENIGNSTASVVVLANNKFVGCIPRSVGRMADTLDELMLLNNGLDGCIPPELGELINTTVVDVSGNAFVGTLPEELANMSKLEQLDVSRNMLAGAVAEPVCKLPALANFSFASNFFSMEAAACVPAVDGEVTLDDQGNCVAGRPGQKTPLECGPVLARPVDCRTNICSARPSPPKPVLKPPPKPLNGPQMPAPPRKPLPKPEPMSSPPQPAPVSSPPPPVKSPPPPAPVNSPPPPVKSPPPPPPVKSPPPPAPVRSPPPPVKSPPPPAPVSSPPPPVKXSPPPPAPVRSPPPPPPAPVGSPPPPVKSPPPPAPVSSPPPPVKSPPPPAPVSSPPPPVKSPPPPAPVSSPPPPPAPVSSPPPPVKSPPPPAPVSSPPPPPAPVSSPPPPIKSPPPPAPVSSPPPPVKSPPPPAPVRSPPPPPPVKSPPPPAPVSSPPPPPPVPSPPPPAPVRSPPPPMHSPPPPVFPPPPPVVPSPPPPAPSLPPPAPQDFILPPITAQNYASPPPPQFQGY; translated from the exons ATGGAGGCCCGCATGAGCCTCGCCCTTCTCGCCTTCGCCGTCTTGGTGGCGGCGGCGTCCGCCGCAGTCTCCGCGCTGTCGGATTCGGAGGCGTCCTACATCGCGCAGCGCCAGCTTCTGAGCCTCGAGAAGGGCGACGGCGAACTGCCGGACGACTTTGCGTTCGACATCCGCGTCGATGTCACCTTCGCCAATGAGCGCCTCCGCGGCGCCTACCGCGCACTCCAGGCGTGGCGCGCCGCCATGTACTCCGACCCCAAGAACTTTACTGGCGGGTGGGTCGGCGCTGACGTGTGCAGCTACTTCGGCGTCACCTGCGCGCAAGCGCTCAACGACCCCAACGTCACTGTGGTCGCCGGGGTGGACCTCAACGGCGGCGACATCGCCGGGTACCTCCCCGCCGCGCTCGGCAATCTCACGGACATCGCCTTCTTCCACATTAACTCCAACCGCTTCTGCGGCATCATTCCTGAGACCTTCTCCCGCCTGATGCTCCTTCATGAGCTCGACGTCAGCAACAACCGCTTCGTCGGCGGCTTCCCCAAGGTGGTGCTGCAGATCCCGGTGCTCAAGTACCTCGACATCCGGTTCAACAACTTCGAGGGCGAGCTTCCGCCGGAGCTTTTCGAGAAGAGCTTCGACGCCATCATCGTCAACAGCAACCGTTTCGTCGGTTTCATCCCCGAGAACATCGGCAACTCGACGGCGTCGGTCGTGGTGCTCGCCAATAACAAGTTCGTCGGCTGCATCCCGCGCAGCGTTGGCCGCATGGCGGACACGCTCGACGAGCTCATGCTCCTCAACAACGGTCTCGACGGCTGCATCCCGCCGGAGCTCGGCGAACTCATCAACACCACGGTGGTGGACGTCAGCGGCAACGCGTTCGTTGGCACGCTGCCTGAGGAGCTCGCCAACATGAGCAAACTGGAGCAGCTCGACGTGTCGAGGAACATGCTTGCCGGCGCCGTGGCGGAGCCAGTCTGCAAGCTCCCGGCGCTCGCAAACTTCAGCTTCGCCAGCAACTTCTTCAGCATGGAGGCAGCGGCGTGCGTCCCGGCGGTGGACGGCGAGGTGACGCTCGACGACCAGGGTAACTGCGTCGCAGGGCGGCCCGGACAGAAGACGCCCCTCGAATGTGGCCCTGTGCTCGCGCGCCCCGTTGATTGCCGAACCAATATTTGCTCCGCGCGCCCGTCACCGCCCAAGCCGGTGCTCAAGCCGCCCCCGAAACCGTTGAATGGCCCGCAGATGCCGGCTCCCCCGCGGAAGCCGTTGCCCAAGCCAGAACCTATGAGCTCGCCGCCACAACCGGCGCCGGTGAGCTCGCCACCGCCACCAGTGAAATCACCTCCACCACCAGCTCCAGTGAATTCACCACCGCCACCAGTCAAgtctccaccgccaccgccgccggtaAAATCCCCTCCACCACCAGCTCCTGTGAGGTCGCCACCTCCACCGGTGAAATCTCCACCACCTCCAGCACCGGTGAGCTCTCCACCGCCACCGGTAAA AtccccaccaccaccagctccagtgaggtctccacctccaccaccgccAGCACCGGTGGGCTCTCCACCCCCTCCTGTCAAATCCCCTCCGCCGCCAGCACCggtgagctcgccacctccacctgtAAAATCCCCTCCGCCACCAGCACCggtgagctcgccacctccacctgtAAAATCCCCGCCACCACCAGCGCCGGTGagctctccacctccgccaccagctCCAGTGAGCTCGCCGCCTCCGCCAGTAAAATCCCCGCCGCCACCAGCGCCGGTGagctctccacctccgccaccagctCCAGTGAGCTCGCCGCCTCCGCCAATAAAATCCCCGCCACCACCAGCGCCGGTGAGCTCTCCACCTCCACCAGTGAAATCCCCGCCACCCCCAGCTCCCGTAAgatctccaccaccaccaccacccgtgaagtcccctcctccaccggcgccagtaagctctcctcctcctcctcctccggtgccATCCCCACCACCGCCTGCTCCAGTGAGATCGCCCCCTCCACCGATGCACTCCCCACCTCCTCCCGTGTTCCCCCCACCGCCACCAGTCGTCCCATCGCCTCCGCCACCGGCACCATCCCTACCTCCGCCAGCCCCACAAGACTTCATACTGCCACCGATCACAGCGCAGAATTACGCGTCACCGCCGCCACCTCAGTTCCAAGGATACTAA